The following proteins come from a genomic window of Candidatus Hydrogenedens sp.:
- a CDS encoding F0F1 ATP synthase subunit epsilon, producing MSSSTFTLQICSLNMKPITLESTAVSLPVIYGETITVLPGHTPLITALDIGIVSIQQEGTTKLFFAVMGGIAQITQKHVVIYTNAYEEGKNIPEDETGFNQWSKGVSYEKKKDEERIRFYLLNTIKEWQKTYRTGNLSKS from the coding sequence ATGAGTTCTTCCACTTTTACATTACAGATTTGTTCATTAAATATGAAACCGATTACCTTAGAATCTACCGCGGTATCTCTACCTGTAATTTATGGAGAAACAATTACTGTTCTACCGGGACATACTCCTTTAATTACGGCTCTTGACATAGGTATCGTTTCTATTCAACAGGAAGGAACTACCAAACTTTTTTTTGCTGTAATGGGAGGGATTGCCCAGATAACTCAAAAACATGTCGTCATATATACAAATGCTTATGAGGAGGGAAAAAATATTCCTGAGGATGAAACAGGATTTAATCAATGGAGTAAAGGCGTTTCTTATGAAAAGAAAAAAGATGAGGAGCGAATTCGGTTTTATCTCCTTAACACAATAAAAGAATGGCAAAAAACATATAGAACAGGTAATTTATCAAAATCATGA